The Nakamurella alba sequence GCAGGCCGAGGAGCCCGCCGATCACCGCGGTGGCGACCAGCAGCACCCAGAGCGGCAGCCCGAGCACGACGCTGCCCTCGAAGGCGAGGAAGGCGCCGATCATCACGAACTGCGGCTGCGCGAAGTTGAAGATGCCAGAGGTGGTCAGCACCATGTTGTAGGCGATGCCGACGAGCGCGTTGATCGCGCCGAGGGCGAGCCCGGACCAGACGACGGTCACAGCGACAACCCTTACTTCCCGAAGCTTCCCGGCACCATGAGGCCGTTCACCCGCTCGCCGGCCTCGAAGATCGCGGAGTCCTCGGGGCTGTACACCGGTGCATGGTTGGTGGCGCTGAACTTGATGTCCTTGGAGACGAACCAGCCCTTGACGTCCGCGGCGGTCTGCAGTTGCTCCATGCCGGCCTTGAACGTGTCGGCGTCGGTGGAGCCGGCCTTCTCCGCACCCGCACGGCCGAGCAGCAGGCACGAGTAGTTGTCGCCGTAGACCTCGGCGGCGAAGGTCAGATCGGTGGTCTGCTTGGCGAGCGCGTCGGCGTAGGTCTTGAACTCCGCGCTCTTGGTGACCGCGGTGTCGGTCACGTTGAGCAGCTGGGTGTTGAGGTCGACGCCCTCGAAATCGCCCGGGTCGGCCAGCTGGCTGAAGTTGTTCACCCCGAAGGTGTCGTTGCCCATCACCGGAACGTCCCAGCCGATCTTGGTGCGCGACTTGAGCATCACGCCGGCGATCGGGCCGAAACCGTCCAGCACCAGGGCATCCGGGTCGTCACCCTGCAGCTGGGTCATCTGCGGGCTCAGGTCCAGCGCGGCCGGATCGGCATCCACCGTGGTCATGGTGATGCCGAGCGCCCCCGACGCCTTGACCGCGGCATCCCGGTTCGAGTGCCCGAGCTCGGTGTCCGGGAACATTCCGGCGACGTTCTTGTACCCCTTCTCCTGCAACGCCGACGCCAGCGCCTCGGCGTTGCGGTCGGAGATCGCCGAGGTGATGAAGTGGTACGGGAACTGCGCCGGGTCGTTCAGCGCGGTGGCGGAGGCCGAGGTGCAGGAGACCACCTTCGACTGGGTGAGGAACGGCAACGTCGGAACCGCCTCGGTGCTCGTCGCCCCGTTCAGCACGTAGTCGTACTTCTTGCCGGAGGTGAGTTCCTTCTGCAGCGCGGCCACGGCCTGCGAAGAGGTGCCGGTGGAGTCGATGTAGGTGGCCGCCACCTGCTTGCCGAGAATGCCGCCCTCGCTGTTGACCTGGTCCACGGAGGCGGCGACGGCCGCACGGTCGGCGGCCCCGATCGAGGACAGGTTGCCGCTGAGCGGCAGCAGCACCAGGTAGTTGAAGGTGTCGCTTCCGGTGCCCCCGCCGCCGTCACCGGAATCGGAGCTGCCGCAGCCCACGGCTCCGGCGGCGAGGGTGAGGGCGGCGAGCGCGCCGGCGAGGGTCCGACGGGTGGTGCTGGATGGCTTCTTTGCCATGGTTGCTCCCATGAGTCGAGGGCGGTGGATGTCATGCGCGGTGGTTGTCGAGCGCGGTGGTGGTTGCTACCGGGATCCCGTGCGCGAACCGGGACGGACGAATGCGGTCAGCAGGAGGCGATGCCGTGGTCCCGGGCGCTGACACCTACCGTAGCGAATATCCTCATCCTTGTATAGATAAGAACTTCAGGTCTCGAGGATTTCTCCTCAGACCTTCAGCATCGCCTTCACGACCTTGCCGCTGGCGTTCAGCGGCAGGGCATCCACCACGACGATGCGGCGCGGCACCTTGAAGTTGGCGAGACGCTCGCGGGACCAGGCGCGGATGCCCTCGGCGACACCGGGGTCGGATCCGGGCAGGTCGCCGAGAACCACGAAGGCGACGGGCACCTCACCCAACCGCTCGTCGGCCATCCCGATGACAGCCGCGGACGCCACGGCGGGGTGCTCGCAGAGTGCGGCCTCCACCTCGGCCGGGTAGACGTTGAACCCGCCCACGATGACCAGGTCCTTGATCCGCCCGGAGACCACGAGGTCGCCGTCCGGCGTCCACCGTCCGAGATCGCCGCTGCGCAGCCCGACCGCCGGGTCCACGGGCACCGGCCGGCCCGTCGCCGGGTCGAGGTAGCCGGCCATGACGTATTGGCCCCGCACGACGATCTCGCCCTCCTCACCCGGACCGACGGGGGTGCCGTCCTCCCGCTCCAGCGTCATGTCCAACCCCGGTACCGGACGTCCGGCCGTGCCGGCCACCACCGCCCGCGGGTCGCCCGCACGCGTCATCGTCCCCAGACCGGTGGCCTCGGTGAACCCGTACGGCACGTGCACCCGTTCGAAACCCAGTACGTCGTACATGTCCTCGATCAGTGCGCCGCGGATGCTGGTGGCACCGACCACCGAGGTGCGGAGCGAGGAGATGTCCCGTCCGGCGAGCGTCGGGCTCGCCATCAGCGACTGGAACACCGTGGGCGGGCCCGGGAAGTAGGTGATGCGCTCCGACTCGATCAGGTCGAGGACCACCTCGGCGTCGAAGACCGGCACCGGGTGGACCGTCGCACCCTGCACCAGTGCGGACAGCAGACCGACCTTGAGCCCGAACGCGTGGAAGAAGGGGTTGCTGACGAGGAACCTGTCGCCGGCGGTGAGGCCGGTGAGACCACTCCACCTCCAGTAGCCGTGCAGCAGCGCCCGGTGCCGGAGCATGGCGCCCTTCGGCCGGCCGGTGGTACCGGAGGTGAAGAGCATGGTGGCGATGTCGTCCGGGCCGACGGCCGCGGCTGCCCCGGCGACATCATCCGCGCTGCAAGCACTGTCGAGGAATGTCCGCATCGAGGTGTCATCGAGGCGGACGATGCGCGGCGCCGGTGCCGCCGGTGCCTCGGCACCGGCGTACAACGCGGTGAGCGACTCCTGGTAGCGATGCCCGAGGAACTCCCCCACGGTGAAGACCAGCCGGCAGTCGGCATCCACGATCATCTGCGCGGCCTCCCGCGCGGTGAATCTGGTGTTCAGCGGCAGCAGCACGCATCCCGACAGGTGCACCCCCAGCGCGGTGACGGCCCAGTCGACGGAGTTCGGCGCCCAGACGGCCACCCTGTCGCCTTTGACGAGCCCGGCGCCGAGGAGACCCCCCGCCACCCGACGGGCCCGGTCGACGTACTCGCGGAAGGTCAGGCGGATGTCACCGCCGACCAGGGCATCCAGGTCGCCGAACACCGCCCGGGAACGGGCGGCCGCCTGCGGAATCGTGTCGATCCCCGGCTCGACCGGGTCCGGGCCGTCGGTGCCGACCTGCATGATGCCTCCTCGTCGCGACGTTGCGACCGAAGTATGTCATGCTTATAAAGATTCGCTCGGCGGCCACACCGTGCATCCGGGATGTCGGGGAGCCGGACACCTGATCCCGCCCCGCCCGAGCCCCCACCGACGCGACCGAGAGGGAAGTCGATGCAGCCGATGACGACCGATGCCCAGGACCACCCGCCGTTGTCCGCCCTGTTGTCCTTGAGCGGGCGGGTCGCGGTGGTCACCGGCGCGGGGCGCGGGATCGGTGCGGCGATCGCCACCCGGTTGGCCGAGGCGGGCGCCGATCTCTTCCTGGCCGATCTGGACGCCGGCGCAGCCGAGGAGACGGCCTCCGGACTGCGGGACAGGTTCGGCGGCCGGGCGGTGGCCGTGCAGCTGGACGTGCGGGACCGCGACGCGGTCCACGACCTGGCCGCCCGCGCCGACGGGACGGACGAACGGCTGCGTATCTGGGTGAACAACGCGGGCATCTACCCTGCCACACCTTTTACCGACATCAGCGCGCAGGAATGGGATCTCGTCCACGACGTGTGCGTCACCGGCACGCTGATCGGGTCGCAGGCCGCAGCCGCGAGGATGCTCGGCCACGACCGCCCCGGCGGTCACGTCATCCTCAACATGAGCTCGGTGGCCGGGCTGCTGGGCCGCCCCCGGATGGCCTCCTACGTCGCCGCCAAACATGCGGTGTCCGGATTGACGCGCGCGATGGCGGTCGAACTGGGCCCGGCCGGCATCCGCGTGCTCGCGATCGCCCCGAGCATGGTGGACACGCCGGGCATGCAGGCGAGACGGACCGGTGGGGACGGCGCCGACGCCGCTGCGCTCGCCGCCGTCGAGGCGGGACTCACCGCGAACATCCCCTTGGGCCGGGTCGCCACCGCGGACGAGATCGCCCGTGTGGCGGTCTGGGCCGTCGGCGACCTCGCCGCCTTCGTCACCGGCGTGGTGCTGCCGGTCGACGGCGGGGTCAGCTCGCACTGACCCCCTG is a genomic window containing:
- a CDS encoding ABC transporter substrate-binding protein — translated: MAKKPSSTTRRTLAGALAALTLAAGAVGCGSSDSGDGGGGTGSDTFNYLVLLPLSGNLSSIGAADRAAVAASVDQVNSEGGILGKQVAATYIDSTGTSSQAVAALQKELTSGKKYDYVLNGATSTEAVPTLPFLTQSKVVSCTSASATALNDPAQFPYHFITSAISDRNAEALASALQEKGYKNVAGMFPDTELGHSNRDAAVKASGALGITMTTVDADPAALDLSPQMTQLQGDDPDALVLDGFGPIAGVMLKSRTKIGWDVPVMGNDTFGVNNFSQLADPGDFEGVDLNTQLLNVTDTAVTKSAEFKTYADALAKQTTDLTFAAEVYGDNYSCLLLGRAGAEKAGSTDADTFKAGMEQLQTAADVKGWFVSKDIKFSATNHAPVYSPEDSAIFEAGERVNGLMVPGSFGK
- a CDS encoding AMP-binding protein, which gives rise to MQVGTDGPDPVEPGIDTIPQAAARSRAVFGDLDALVGGDIRLTFREYVDRARRVAGGLLGAGLVKGDRVAVWAPNSVDWAVTALGVHLSGCVLLPLNTRFTAREAAQMIVDADCRLVFTVGEFLGHRYQESLTALYAGAEAPAAPAPRIVRLDDTSMRTFLDSACSADDVAGAAAAVGPDDIATMLFTSGTTGRPKGAMLRHRALLHGYWRWSGLTGLTAGDRFLVSNPFFHAFGLKVGLLSALVQGATVHPVPVFDAEVVLDLIESERITYFPGPPTVFQSLMASPTLAGRDISSLRTSVVGATSIRGALIEDMYDVLGFERVHVPYGFTEATGLGTMTRAGDPRAVVAGTAGRPVPGLDMTLEREDGTPVGPGEEGEIVVRGQYVMAGYLDPATGRPVPVDPAVGLRSGDLGRWTPDGDLVVSGRIKDLVIVGGFNVYPAEVEAALCEHPAVASAAVIGMADERLGEVPVAFVVLGDLPGSDPGVAEGIRAWSRERLANFKVPRRIVVVDALPLNASGKVVKAMLKV
- a CDS encoding SDR family NAD(P)-dependent oxidoreductase, which encodes MTTDAQDHPPLSALLSLSGRVAVVTGAGRGIGAAIATRLAEAGADLFLADLDAGAAEETASGLRDRFGGRAVAVQLDVRDRDAVHDLAARADGTDERLRIWVNNAGIYPATPFTDISAQEWDLVHDVCVTGTLIGSQAAAARMLGHDRPGGHVILNMSSVAGLLGRPRMASYVAAKHAVSGLTRAMAVELGPAGIRVLAIAPSMVDTPGMQARRTGGDGADAAALAAVEAGLTANIPLGRVATADEIARVAVWAVGDLAAFVTGVVLPVDGGVSSH